AAGCGACGGCCGACTGCTGTTGCGGTGGATAGACCTGAATCGCGCGGTTGATCGTCTCGGCGCACGACTCGGTGTGCATGGTGCCGTAGGTCAAGTGACCGGTCAGACCAGCCTCGATCGCAGCGTCGATCGTCTCAAGGTCGCGCATTTCGCCGATGCCGATGATGCTCGGCTTGCGGCGCATGGCATTGCGCAGGCCAGTGGCGAAACTCTCGATGTCGCGACCAACTTGAGCTTGGTGCGGCTGCGGGCCTTTCCAGTGCGCACCGCCGAGCACGAATTCGATCGGGTCTTCGTAGGTGATGACCTTGCGGTCCGGCATGTAGATGCCGGCATAGCCGTAGACACCGGATTGAAGTGTGGTCTTGCCCGAGCCGGTCGGGCCGCAGACGAGAACGAGGCCCATGCCGGGATAGAACGCCTCAAACAGCTCCTGCTCGATGCCCATCTTGGTGATGTCGGGCAAATCGAACGGGATCAGGCGCATGGTGATCGCGTAGGCCATGTCGAACCGTGCCACGCGACCCTGGATGAAGTTGCAGCGGAAACGAAGGAACTTGCCGCGCTCGATGCCAAGCTCTTCCCCGGCGAGCTCCAATGAGCGGTCCGCGCCGTGACCGCCACGCACATTGTTCTCGACCTCGGCCTGCCACACTGAACTGAGCAGGCTGGATAGATGGCCCTGCTTGATCGTGTGGGTGCTCGCCTGCCGCTGACGACCGTGAATTTCGACCCATGCGTAATCGCCGCCCTGCACGAGAATGTCCGAGACGCCATAATCCGAGCAATATTTCAAGAAGTGCTTGAAAGTATGCGCGGTCACGTCGCCCCGAAAATCGTAGGGCTCGAACTGGATGAGTTCACTCATTTCTCGTCGTCGCCAAGCGGTCGGCCTTCGATCTGCGTTGCCGGTGGTTTGGCAGCAGGCGCAGTGCCCGACTGCGGAACTGGTGCGACCTTCGGCGCGGGCTGTTCGCCGCGATTGACGGTTGGGCTCCACTTGTTCGGGTTCGTTTCGAACGTTGCCTTGCTCGTCACGCGGCGCAGGGTATCGCCGAGCATGAGTTGCCGGCCGTCACCAGTGACCGTCTGACGGGATTCAGCGACGCGCGTAGTGGAGATCATGCCCTCCTGCACGAGCGTCGAGTACCGCACCATGCCGGTGTAGTCACGCGTGAGCCGGTTGAAATTGGCGGCAAGGATCGCATCCGCCTGCTGTTCACCTGCGCTCCACCCGTTCTTGACTGCATCGCGCCAAACAGCCTCTTCGTTGCCGTTCTGCGGCCGAGTATCGAAGGTCGGAAGATCGACACCGCCCTTCATCGGGAGCCCGACAAACAGGTAGTCTCGCCACGTCGGCGGAACGCTGACGAAGCGCTCTTCCTTCTCGATCTTGTAGACGCGATTCGCGGTGCGAATCTGGTCGGGCGAGAACGACGACAGTTCGCGGGCCTCGACGAT
The DNA window shown above is from Paraburkholderia aromaticivorans and carries:
- the traJ gene encoding plasmid transfer ATPase TraJ, yielding MSELIQFEPYDFRGDVTAHTFKHFLKYCSDYGVSDILVQGGDYAWVEIHGRQRQASTHTIKQGHLSSLLSSVWQAEVENNVRGGHGADRSLELAGEELGIERGKFLRFRCNFIQGRVARFDMAYAITMRLIPFDLPDITKMGIEQELFEAFYPGMGLVLVCGPTGSGKTTLQSGVYGYAGIYMPDRKVITYEDPIEFVLGGAHWKGPQPHQAQVGRDIESFATGLRNAMRRKPSIIGIGEMRDLETIDAAIEAGLTGHLTYGTMHTESCAETINRAIQVYPPQQQSAVASRLLGCLRVIVVQRLLKTTDGKRVAVREFVIFDRDFKNELQMQPYDQWAPIIRARLESQKATLDDKAWALYEAGRIDKSEFIELAGHKAFRIRSQEAA
- a CDS encoding type IV secretory system conjugative DNA transfer family protein, with the protein product MLTEAGKTVGFRGGMAARARVLRDALNARAENLDTIFQFSPLINRNGTIPPVIVEARELSSFSPDQIRTANRVYKIEKEERFVSVPPTWRDYLFVGLPMKGGVDLPTFDTRPQNGNEEAVWRDAVKNGWSAGEQQADAILAANFNRLTRDYTGMVRYSTLVQEGMISTTRVAESRQTVTGDGRQLMLGDTLRRVTSKATFETNPNKWSPTVNRGEQPAPKVAPVPQSGTAPAAKPPATQIEGRPLGDDEK